The Chiroxiphia lanceolata isolate bChiLan1 chromosome 4, bChiLan1.pri, whole genome shotgun sequence genome includes the window GAAGAttacttcaaaaagaaaaataaatggtggGAAAGCTCTTTTATTCATTCATCTACTGCATGTTCCCTGCCTGAAGTTCTTTGTGCAACAGTGGTGAGTGGCAGTGCTTGTGAGCCTGAGCAGACAGGAGTTTGTATTGTTCCTATGAGATCAAGCATCTAAAAGAGCTGAGCTTACCCTCCTTTGAGACTTTGCCTCTTCTAAGGCCAGGTTGTGCCAAACCCTTAACATTTAAACCTTATAATTAAACATTACAATAAGGATATCTTTCAGAACTGCAGATGTATGAGATGCAGGGTTTGGGGGCTGGAGAAAGTTGCCTTTTGGGGTAGTTTTAGTTTCCCAGTGTACATATGGCTTGTAATCATATTTCTTTGCAACAATAAGGCATCATAATTAGCTTTTATAAACAAAGTCTTAACCTAGAacatagattaaaaaaagagatggagTGTTTCAAAGTTCACGGTAAGTTTGCAAAACTTGGCAACACTGTCAAGAACTCAAGTTGATCATCCAAAATCAGAAATCATGTAGCAAATTCTTGACCTTGGTCACTTTGTGGTGCATGCTGAACTTGTCTTGTTTTACTCATAATACAAATACCTGCTTCTCActgttgttggggtttttttcctttttttgtttttcagcaacAGTTGGCCAAGAATATAAAATTTGGGCAGCCTCCACAAATGACAGTTTCTGCGAGGACAATGGGGGAAGCAAACACTAGTATAGAAGAGGATGTGTTGCTCAGCAGCCCCATGGAGATTGAGACTCAGCAGGTCACAGTGATCTCAGGCAGTGGTAATAAAGTAAGCACTTTAAATTGATGTGTCCATGGCATTATAGCAGTACTAAAGCAGTAAAATTCACTGGGCAATAGCAGATGTCTCCAGTGAGGCACAGCAGAACTCACTGGGCTGTTTCATGTGGGAGGGTTCTCTCAGCTCGTCCTTCTTGGACTGGTGGGAAGCATGCTCTTGGCATCCTGATCCAGGTCACACAGATCTACTGGTTTGAGTGTTTGCTCTGAACTTCTAGCAATGTAGACATCATTTGCAGTGTAGCTAGAAGACAGGAGAATTTTCTGAGACAGAAAATATCTTGAAATATGGCCTTCCGAGCAAGGAAAGTTGCTCGCAGCATCAAAtggcaaaaaggaaaatcattGCAAAATGAGAGGGATCTGGATCCTAAATCTGTAAAATCCTAGGTCTTAGGGTAAGTATCTGTATTTCTCATGGACAGGAACTGGAGGCAAAGAAGGGGGATAAGCATTTTGTATGCTCCCTAAATCCAAATGTCCAGTATAATTCAAATAATTCTTCAAATTATTCATGAAGATTTTGATATCAGGAACTGTGGGCATTCAGGCATCCAGAAGAGTCTTGTTCAGACAGCTAAGAAACACAGTGAGTGAGGAAAGGTTTCGGGAAATCCTCTAAGGCAAGGCTGGTCCTGTGTGTCACTGTAATGCCAGCAAGGAGCACAGGGAACAGAAGGACATCCTTctgtgcctgaaggaggctgacTTTGTGCCTGGGAAGCTTTGGAAAAGGCATGCAGCAACCCATCATGTACATGCAGCCCTTAAAATCCCGATGGGACAGCAGGGCATGAGCCTCCACTCGTGTTCACTAACACTAGTGCTGGCCGTGTGAAAGGCAAAGGCAGGAAGTGTCCTCTGCAGCTCATGCCTATATTCAGCCAAACACACAGAAGGCAGATTTATGGGCAAGGTGGCCAAAATTCTTCATCAGTCTTTAAGGGGCAATATAGCTCctctgtgaccacttcctttGTGGTTGTGGTCAGATCTGTCAGGGAGCCAGGCATTTAGGTAGGACTTGCACACTCACACCTCTCCCTCGGCAGTCTGGAAGGATAAAAATGAAGCCAAGGTAAGgtatatttttctgcttcacaaATACTCCCTTCTGAAGCAATCAGTTAAGGTGAATCAAGAGCATCCTGTGTGCCTCAGCATAAAATGCACAGGTGGGCCCATGGATAGGTTTTTGCTATTTACCCCATGTACCCTGGTACTAGGTGCAAGTCTGTGTTTGAGACCAACATAGATTCTCTTCAGACAGCCTTCCTGATGGGTCCTGTAGGAGACACTAATGTCACCTTGTGACCTCCAGCTTGAAGGAGACAATAGCTCAAGCACTAAAAAAACACTACAGTATTTTTGTGTAATTAGGAGGGAGAAATTCAATCCTTACCACCTACTcttttaaatattacattttaaaaacaaaatgaccTCCCATTTGCataattctttttccaaatactgCAGGAGCAAAATCCCTACTCAGAGACAATTGTAGACACAACCAAACCAACTCTATGTGCATAGTGTCAGTCAGAGCACTCGGtactttccttttgtttctgcacACTACTCGTTACCTGTGTTATCAGAGATAATCAGGGAAATTAGGGAAGCATGGCAGTTTCCCTAGTTTCTGCTCTTGTCTCTTTTGTTGGCCTTGTAACTCCTCGGTGTGTCTATCTGCATAGGTCCTGAGGGATGGGGTGGCTTCTGTCAAGAATTGGTGGCCAGGACCACATAGTGTTGGTCTACTTCGAACAGGTTTCCTGTGATACTTTGTGATTTCTGATTTTCCTGTCTGAGTAACTTGGATCAATAGCAAGAGTTCTGGGTTTAATTTAACCTGTATTTGTGAAGCTGATTTTTTAGGTTTCATAATAACAATCAGGTGTGCCTGGTGTAATGGGATCCCAACATTCATTATGTTATGAAGTAATACTGTGATAGAATGATTAAAACCAATGTTTCTGGGTGTGATCAATGCTGCTTCAACCTCTGTGCCTTAAAAATTCCCTGCTGTGAATGGCTTGGAGAGGGACAGTAGCTGAAGAGTTCGAGTACTCCAGGCTTGCATCACTCTGTGGGGACAGTTAGCTCTGTAAGAAGAGGAGTTGTCAAGCACATGGAGTTGAAACTCCTTGCAGCAGAGATAATGCCTAATCAGGTTACTATATTTTATCCTTATGCGTAggtcagaagaaaataaagttgtaAGACCTGACCAAAATCCTACAAAACTGTACTACTCTTTGTTTTGGAACCTGTTTACTTTATTAAGAAAGCCTGAGTGTTTTACCTTTTGTAGTGTTTTGTAGCAGTAACTGCCTCTGTGTAGACAGCAATGATTCAAGGAGTAGCAAAGAGAAACTCATAGCATGTAGGAACAAGAATTGTTTGTCCATCAGTCCTGCAGTGATAGGAAACATGGTAAAAATCCTATCCTAATATGCATGATTTCACAACTCCTTTGAATCATATTTATTAGatcctttatattttaatacatgTCTATGGTAATCTTCTTTTCTAGGCCACTGACACACCAGATTTCTTGAGAATGCTAAATTTGCCTGGAACAGGACATGAAGtggaagaaaaggtaaaaaaacctCTTATACTTGGTTTGCACTGAGTTACATTCTGGTTTGAAATAGCAAAATAAACCTGACGATTTCTGCTTTTGGACATATTCCATTGTTTCATTGATCACCCAAGATTTTGTAAATCTTGGTGCAGTTTTGGGGCTAGTACATAAGCAATAACTAAGATTGAGAAATCTGTAAGAGCTGATTGCAGGAAACAGCAGGACTCGGTCTCTGCCAGTCTTGCAGCATTCCTACATTTGATGTATTAATCACAAAGTCATAATTTTCATAAGTACTTCTACTACTTTGTTATGCCTGCATGTAATTCAATAAGCATATGCAAAATGTTCCTTCAGCTTTTAAGTAATTGGTTCCATGATTATCATGTGTTTAACCTCAGAAGATTACAGAGCTGTCTTGAAAACAATGtatgtgattttctttccttacagaagatgttttctcccttctattttttttttctgtctttttttttccatttggatTATGCCAAATACAAGTCTTGGGATGATAGCTTGGTGACTTATGGGGGAGACTGATGACAGGCTCACGCTTACACGCCTAGACATACAGTTCCACTGTATTTATTCATGAGAGGAATCTCACTGAATCACTTTGCTTATATTTGCACTTTTGGAACCCAAGTATTTTGAAGGGCACGAGAAAAAAAGCACCTGTCAAAGTCAGTGTTGtcttattttgctgtttggtgCTTGCTTGGACAACTCCATATGACTGTGGAGGGAAGGTTTTCTGCAGGCACTATGCCAGTCTGGCATCCCATACTGCAGTCATCTCCCATGCAGATAATACAGTTCTGTACCTGTTCTGTTCTAATGCTTAGATAAGTCaatctgatttccttttgaCTAAAGTGTTTaatctaaattatttaaagatgtaaatctttttttcacagtaagCAAACTTTAAAATGTCCCAGTGTTTGATACTGCTTAAAACCTTGCCTGTGCCCTTCCCATTCCCAATAAGCTCAGAGTGGTGCTAAACTgcaaaaatacttcagttaGAATGGTATAAGTAATCTTAATGTGACAACTGTAAAAATGTGTAGtactgaaaatgggaaaatattaCAGCTGTAACTTTCATGTCCAAAGTTTGTGATTTGTATAATTGAAAACCAGGGTTTCAAATCTTTTCTGCTAATAACTCTTTGAATTCAAAACTCCAAAGGTGTGCATGTATGTGCATGCACGCATATTGTTaacttgtttatttatttattttatggaaCAAATAGCTTAATAACAGTTTCTTGTGTTTGTGATACAAACAGGTCACTCCAGTCAAATCAGCTCGGCCAAAAAGACAATTTTCCTGTTCTGGCACAATTGAAACAATCAATTTGGATTCAGTTCCCCAGGCTGTTGCTCGTCTAGACAACAGTGCAGCTAAGCACAAGCTGTCAGTGAAGCCAAAAAAGCAGAGGGTATCAGGAAAGCACAAGAGACTTACAAAGGTATTAAATCACTGGCCAAACAGCAAGACGAGGGGGATTACTTTTGAAGCTGGGTAAAATAACCATAACTGAGTGCACCAGGAGCTATAGACATAGGATTGTTATTAACTTAAGATGCGATTTACACTGTTACTTGAAGTCAAGAGAGACCTACAGCTGAAACATGAACTGGAGAGAAGATGCAAAGAAGTTATAATATTGCCAGTTGAGACAAACACTACTTAAACCTGAAGTAATTCCACCAGGATTTTACACTGGGAGAGCTTTCTGAGTCTAGTTTTTCTAGTAAAAATTATTCATCATAGAGGCCTGAAGATATCTGCCACTGTTAATGCAGCTCTGATATAGGCAATTAGTAGTGCAAAACTTGGTTGGGAAAAAATTAGATTCTCTAAAACTGATGTGGGTTCTGACCGGGAAAATATCCTTGTCCTATAGGAAAGAATAAGACTTAATTAATGTAGCTCTTGAGCAGCTATAGAGTGAATTATCAAATTCTAGCTTTGTACACTTACTGCacatttcttgttcttttatCCTGACATCTTACTAGTGCTTGTAAATGGGACAAGACTACTAAACTACACAGGGTTCAGTAGAGGCCACTGTCCTTTCTTCCGCACCACTGTATTTGCGTTTATCACTCTTGCAATGAAGACATTAAATTTAAACCTCTTGTTTATACAGAATGGTTAAGTGGAACCAAATGATGGCTCAGAAAATGATAGCTAGGCAGGACATTAGCTGAGCTGTTTTCCTCAAGGGAAGTGCTGGGAAGTGCTCTTCAGGTACAGCTCATCAGACCACGTTGCTACAGAGACAAGGAGTAAGCTGTGAAGAAGATCCGCAGTTTGTTGCTGGTATTGCACCCAcatgccagggctgctgggcaggCATGGAGAACCAGTCAGTGATGATCACAGAACAGTGCAATACTCCTGGGGAGCTCTAGGTTGGCTGTCCGTGCATGTTCGCACGGTTCCTGCAATAGTACTGGAGTCTCAGCACAGCTAATGAGGAAGATATCCTGGCTCAGGATttgtgaaaagcagcaaattgTGTTTCCCTGAGCAGTGTTCTTTCCTGGCTACCATTGCAGAGCTCATCTCTGCAGGCAACAGCTTCTGTCTCTGCAAGTAAGAGATAGATTTGCCATGAAAGAACTGGCAAAACAATGCCCTTAAGCAGGCATTAATTGTTTCAGGCTTAAAGGATGGAGTTCTAAGTAGTAGAACAGGCTTAGGAAACTTGTGCTCTATTCCTTGGACTTCTGTAAATTTGAAAGGTCAGGTCTCAGTGTACACCAAATGGTGATTCAATATTTAGCATTATACTGTTATCACTGTtgggatgttttctttcttttaaaggctCTCATTGAAATAGGTGAGAGACATGGGATCTATGATGATGTGATTCATAAATTGGGGTGGATGTGTTTGCTCTGGATCTAAATCACTGTTCAGAAAAAAGTGGTTTGCATTTGCAACTCTTTGATCACTATAAAGAATAACAAGCCAATAGGCAATATTCAGTAACTTCAAACATGTCTTTTAATTTTAGGGATCACAAAGTTTAACAATAACAGAATTTGAGCCAGAGGACCTGGAAACTCAGCTGTATGAGGACATATATCCAGGTTATAATGGACACTTCATAGCAGACAAGCTAATCCAGGGCAGAAATGAGCAGAAGCAGCTTCAGCttgcagaggagaaaagaattGAAGATCACTGGGGGATCCTTGAGGCTGAAAGGATAAGACAGATTGTAGAAATGGATGAAcaaagagaaatggaagaaaaaaggtgCCAAGAACTTGAACAGATGCAcaaagaacaggagaaaaggTGTTGTGAAGAAGAGAGGAGGCAGTATCTCCTTGAGAGAGAGATATCTTTGGAAACAGAAGAGCAAACATGCTATAAAGAGGAGAGAAGACTGATAGAGACTGAAAAGAGGCAAGAGCTGGAGAAGATGAGGTGTCAGGAACTCGAGAAGCAAAGGCAGAAGGAGTTGGAGGAGCAACAAAGTCAAGAGCTGGAGGTGCAAAAGCTCAAGGAACAGGAGGAGCAACAGAGACAAGAGCTGGAGGTGCAAAAGCTCAGGGAACAGGAGGAGCAACAGAGACgagagctggaggtgcagaAGCTCAAGGAACAGGAGGAGCAACAGAGACgagagctggaggtgcagaAGCTCAAGGAACAGGAGGAGCAACAGAGACgagagctggaggtgcagaAGCTCAAGGAACAGAAGGAGCAACAGAGACgagagctggaggtgcagaAGCTCAAGGAACAGAAGGAGCAACAGAGACgagagctggaggtgcagaAGCTCAAGGAACAGGAGGAGCAACAGAGACgagagctggaggtgcagaAGCTCAAGGAACAGGAGGAGCAACAGAGACgagagctggaggtgcagaAGCTCAAGGAACAGGAGGAGCAACAGAGACGAGAGCTGGAGATGCAGAAGCTCAAGGAACAGAAGGAGCAACAGAGACGAGAGCTGGAGATGCAGAAGCTCAAGGAACAAGAAGAGCAAAAGAGACAAGAGCTGGAGGACCAGAGGTGTAGGGAACGGGAGGAACATCAGAGGCAAGAACTAGATGAACAGAAGCACTGGGaacaggaggagcagagacatAGGGAATTGGAGGAGCAGAGGCATCAGGAATGGGAAGAGAAGAAGTGCaaagagctggaggagaaacaGAGACAAGAGCTGAAGGAGCAGAAGAGGATAGCGCTGGAAGAATTAAGGCAACACAGGACTGAAAAAGAGTGtcaagaggaagaagaaagaaattggCTGGAGGAACCAAAAGTACTCAAGGaacaaaataaggaagaaatacagagagGAGGCCTAGAAGAGAAAGAGCTTCaagtcactgaaataaaactgaaggagaaagaacCTGAGAGCCTCaaacaagagaagaaacaggaggaaCAAAggcatttgaaggagaaaggagaaaaaacagataAGGAACAACCCCAGCAAGTAatagacaagaaaaagaaaagggaagagcagaggaaacaCAAGCTCACAAAACAAATGCACATGGAAAGTTCAGAGGGTGTGCCACAAGATGaactgaagcagcagaaggaacaAAATGGACAAGAATGGAATGAGCTGAAAGAGCAGAAGACAGACACAGAAGGACAAAATCTTCAGCAAACCCAAGAAATATCCTTGGAACAGCCACAAGACAAGGATCAGTTCTGTTCCGGAGGGGCTGATAGGCATCCAACAGAGGAGAAGCTCCAAGAAGGATCAAGAGCCCAAAATCTCAAACAGCcagaaaaagggaataaaacagcagaagaaatgctAGCCCAGAAACTGAAGAGAGATGTTGAAGCTCAGGAGCAAAAGCGCATAGGGGAAGAACTTCGGTGGCAAGAGGTAGATGAAAGACAAACTGCATCCAGACCCTTCACATTTCAAGTGTCTTCTGGAGATAAACAGATCATATTTCAGAAAGTAAATCTGAGTCCTGTCACACCCATCAAAGGAACAGGACTCTCTTCTCCATCTGTCAAAGACTGCAGGGTGCACACCATCAGTAAGGGCTCTCACACCCTCCCGTCATCTGCGTGTGTACCCCACACAGCTATTTTGGTTACTGGAGCACAGCTGTGTGGCACAGCAGTTAACCTGAACCAGATTAAGGACACGGCTTGCAAATCATTACTTGGCTTaacagaagagaggaaaaatgtggaaattcCTTCACCAGAGAagtcccagaaaaaaaaacaggatcCCAAACCTAGCAGCAGTAAAATTAAACACGCTCAAGAGACATTGAACAACCAGGCCGTACTAGCTGAGTGGGCCTCTATTCGCTCCAGAATACTGAAGaatgcagaaaacaacaaatataATGAGAGAGACCGAGTAAGTGTCTGCAGGCACAGTGACGACTGGACACCCCGAGGACGGGGTGCTCCCCATGGTAATTTAAGGAAAACCCTTTCTGCAAATGCAAAGTTCTCAATAACACCAGCATGGcagaaattttcagaagtttcaaAAATCAATTCAGACCCTGAGAATGTAAGTGTGGCAAAAGGTAATGTGGGGAGAAACACTGGCTCATCTGCTGATTTGAAGGAGGATGTGGCTACCACTTTTAAGGATAATTTAGTTGAAAAGGCTAAGGAGAAAGTGGAAATCCATAGTGAAGTGACAGACAATACAGAAGGCTGTAAATTTGCAAAAGATCTTCCATCTTTTCTTGTTCCAAGTTTTCCTCATTCTCCAGGTAAAGAATTACCTAAGCCAGAACTTCCCAGTGCTCTGGAAAATCAGCAAaataacagcacaaaaaaagcagataaaCCGTCAccaaatggagaagaaaatgtttctccttttgGGATAAAGTTACGAAGGACAAACTACTCTTTACGTTTCCATTATGATCAACAggcagagcaaaggaaaaagaaaagatacagtGCAGGAGACAGTTTTGATGGTGTGCCTGACCCACTCACCTCAACAGAAGGTGAGAAAGAATCCACTGTTTTTGCTCCACAAGAGAGTATATCCCCTGACATGGGGAGAGCAAGTGTCCCCGGTAATTTAAAAGACTCTTCAATTACTGTGACTGAGTTTTCACAGCCAGTGGGCACACCAGTGATCCCACCAGGCACTGGCCAGAGTGCTTTACCTGCTCATGAGAAACCAGCATGCAAGTCAGTGGTCCCACAGAAACCTGCTATAGCTCCGAAGCCCACCAGCCAAACCCCACCATCATCTCCTCTCTCTAAGATGAACAGATCAAACCTATCTGAAATGCTGGGGCAAAGGGTGACTAAAGCTGAATCAGATGGtggctggagaaaagaagacagagcaAATGCAGTGCAGACCACACCATCCGATGAGTacaaaaatgaagaggaagaaatcaaagaaaagaagtCGTTTTTCCCATCTCTAAGTATTccatggagagaaaaaaatgacaaaaagccTGAGCCATTGAAGAAAGGtatgtatttttcaaagcatATTTAGCTATTGTTTGCACTTCCAAAATGAGATGTTGAAGGTCCAGAGGAAGATGTTTGGTCTTAAGCTATATTTTTTACCTGGCATGTTATTTGTGGAGGACCATTACTTTGCTTAGGGTTGTCTGAATAAGCGGGAATTCCTATCCCCACAGTTTAATTCAGAAATGCACAAACTCAGTGTGACTGGTGCAACCTGCTTAAGAAAGTCAATTTCAGGGAGGTAACaaaagtgtgtgtgttttcctcaTAGAGATGTTACCTGGTTAGTCAGGGGATGGGCTCTGTGGTCCACATGTAATGGtgtcagcagagcagaaggtgtaatttttaaaatttacactctattgtttctattttttagGGAACTGTTatctagttttaaaaatactaaggTTTAGGTCCTCTTATCCTGGGCAAATTCTCTATCTAACCCAGCATAGCTGAGCATGGGAGTCTGCGTTTCAGAGCTACTCTTCAGTAGTAGAAACAATTACAGTAGTCATAATGACTCTTTAAAGAAAGGCTGAAAGTAGTAATCTgtacaaggaagaaaatcatCCTTTCAGCATAAGGACACCcaaaagagaaaggcaggaattcagcatttcattgggaaatcctaattttttttcattcttgaaTTTTGCAAGCATCAGGACATGTCTAAAATCATCTCTCAGTGgaactgctgccttttttttttttttttttcaattttttacactttttcttttgacttccaattttttaaaatgtggatttATGGAAACTAGTTGGAGGCACAGCTGCTGGATGGGAGAGCAGGTTCTGGGCCAGCTGAGGGTTTCTGTGCtcactgagctctgcagaagCACTTTTGCAacccagtgctgctccctgaCACTCACAGTTCTATACTGGGTGCTAGCTCCAAATCCACCCAGAGTACAGAAAGTCAAATGCTCAAGtgccaatttaaaaaaaaaaaaaagtttttataaCAGAGGCTGAATTTACAGCAGTACGTAATCTTAGTcccctttttttgtgtgaagTTCTGACACTCTTCTTCCCTTAATTATGGCTGAAAAACCAGGGAACTGCAGTATGTATTTGTATTCCTTTTATCAGTAATAAACAATCAAGGCAAAGACATCACTTTCATCAAATATCCCACACAGTGCAAATATTTGTAGTAAATAAGGCTGTAAGTCTGGAGTAggctttttcaaaaaaaaaaaaaaaaaagaaaaaaagacattttgacaGCTGTATGAGTGTGTCAAATTAGGTCTTATTCCTGAGGCATAAAATCTTTTTCAGGATTCTCCATGCAGTCCACAAGGGTCTGTGACTGACCTGACATTCAGTGGGCTTAGCTCCAGTGTTTCCACAAGGTACAGAAGTTTTCTTGAGACAAGAGATGTGCATTACTCAATCAATTCGtgtcatgttttctttcagaaaagcctGTCCTCCAGAGCAGGCACTCTTTAGATGGCTCTAAATTGATGGAAAAAGTGGAAACTTCGCAACCGCTTTGGATTACATTGgcactgcaaaagcaaaaggGATTTCGTGAGCAGCAAGCCacaagggaagagaggagacaAGCTAGAGAGGCAAAGCAAGCAGAGAAGCTGGCTAAAGAAAATGTAAGCAATCTTTAGGAACCTGCTTATTAACAATACTGATACCATGATTATAACTGTTAGCTAATTTTCTTATGcagagcatttttttaatgctttgtttgTAAGATTTAATAAAAGCTAAAACGACAGTGAGTAAAAAGTAGTCTGAAAGTCTGGAGTTTGCTTTTGCAAAACCAAGACCtccaggaaaaaatactttgcaacAGTGTGTCAATTTTACTGTAAACTTTGATGATATCTGGTGGTAGTTAATGGCAATCATAAACAAAACCACTGTGCAGATGatagaacagaaaaattgtGTGCAATGTGTTCTTTTAGAGCTTGAGCAAATAAGATGTTAACCTTTAATGCTTGGGGAGTAACAGTTGGAATACACCTTTATAGGTGAATATTAGTAagtctgaatttatttttattgttacatGTATTATTTGgataaaatacagataaatgaaagaaatggaCAATCATGTGATACATCCAAATGCCTTAAGCAGGCACTGAATTCAAGTATCACTTCTTTCCTATTCTCCAAATAGTTATTTACTCTCCATGTTAGTAAGGAAAGCATTTCCACTTACAGTACCAAAGTGATGCTACACAAACACTGACGCTGTATATAGATATCACAGATGGTAAACAGGGAGATTACATGGAtaactaaatatattttgatgtCTGTTATGAGACCCAGATTTCTGATGGATACATGCACAACCACTGATATAGACAACTGGTAGAAGAAAACCAATGTGTGTGAAGTTGC containing:
- the CRACD gene encoding cancer-related regulator of actin dynamics isoform X5; this translates as MAFVSSSEKIKSGVSLTSSEIVGMINLFKKPYKKKAGKFQPFKKLFSKRKKREPASDCEEPKLKPSHSFSNICNGTFSSDEEPNSGLRSSHYSMGSRAFSHDSIFIPDGRTEGEQAIQAMSQENVLGKVKTLQQQLAKNIKFGQPPQMTVSARTMGEANTSIEEDVLLSSPMEIETQQVTVISGSGNKATDTPDFLRMLNLPGTGHEVEEKVTPVKSARPKRQFSCSGTIETINLDSVPQAVARLDNSAAKHKLSVKPKKQRVSGKHKRLTKGSQSLTITEFEPEDLETQLYEDIYPGYNGHFIADKLIQGRNEQKQLQLAEEKRIEDHWGILEAERIRQIVEMDEQREMEEKRCQELEQMHKEQEKRCCEEERRQYLLEREISLETEEQTCYKEERRLIETEKRQELEKMRCQELEKQRQKELEEQQSQELEVQKLKEQEEQQRQELEVQKLREQEEQQRRELEVQKLKEQEEQQRRELEVQKLKEQEEQQRRELEVQKLKEQKEQQRRELEVQKLKEQKEQQRRELEVQKLKEQEEQQRRELEVQKLKEQEEQQRRELEMQKLKEQEEQKRQELEDQRCREREEHQRQELDEQKHWEQEEQRHRELEEQRHQEWEEKKCKELEEKQRQELKEQKRIALEELRQHRTEKECQEEEERNWLEEPKVLKEQNKEEIQRGGLEEKELQVTEIKLKEKEPESLKQEKKQEEQRHLKEKGEKTDKEQPQQVIDKKKKREEQRKHKLTKQMHMESSEGVPQDELKQQKEQNGQEWNELKEQKTDTEGQNLQQTQEISLEQPQDKDQFCSGGADRHPTEEKLQEGSRAQNLKQPEKGNKTAEEMLAQKLKRDVEAQEQKRIGEELRWQEVDERQTASRPFTFQVSSGDKQIIFQKVNLSPVTPIKGTGLSSPSVKDCRVHTISKGSHTLPSSACVPHTAILVTGAQLCGTAVNLNQIKDTACKSLLGLTEERKNVEIPSPEKSQKKKQDPKPSSSKIKHAQETLNNQAVLAEWASIRSRILKNAENNKYNERDRVSVCRHSDDWTPRGRGAPHGNLRKTLSANAKFSITPAWQKFSEVSKINSDPENVSVAKGNVGRNTGSSADLKEDVATTFKDNLVEKAKEKVEIHSEVTDNTEGCKFAKDLPSFLVPSFPHSPGKELPKPELPSALENQQNNSTKKADKPSPNGEENVSPFGIKLRRTNYSLRFHYDQQAEQRKKKRYSAGDSFDGVPDPLTSTEGEKESTVFAPQESISPDMGRASVPGNLKDSSITVTEFSQPVGTPVIPPGTGQSALPAHEKPACKSVVPQKPAIAPKPTSQTPPSSPLSKMNRSNLSEMLGQRVTKAESDGGWRKEDRANAVQTTPSDEYKNEEEEIKEKKSFFPSLSIPWREKNDKKPEPLKKEKPVLQSRHSLDGSKLMEKVETSQPLWITLALQKQKGFREQQATREERRQAREAKQAEKLAKENAALSNQSDNKSSSSKTSTLQKSTTQEGEKKTETAVSRLERREQLKKSNTLPTSVTVEISDSVPSTPLTKEVAKRFSTPDANPVSTEPAWLALAKRKAKAWSDCPQIIK
- the CRACD gene encoding cancer-related regulator of actin dynamics isoform X2 — translated: MINLFKKPYKKKAGKFQPFKKLFSKRKKREPASDCEEPKLKPSHSFSNICNGTFSSDEEPNSGLRSSHYSMGSRAFSHDSIFIPDGRTEGEQAIQAMSQENVLGKVKTLQQQLAKNIKFGQPPQMTVSARTMGEANTSIEEDVLLSSPMEIETQQVTVISGSGNKATDTPDFLRMLNLPGTGHEVEEKVTPVKSARPKRQFSCSGTIETINLDSVPQAVARLDNSAAKHKLSVKPKKQRVSGKHKRLTKGSQSLTITEFEPEDLETQLYEDIYPGYNGHFIADKLIQGRNEQKQLQLAEEKRIEDHWGILEAERIRQIVEMDEQREMEEKRCQELEQMHKEQEKRCCEEERRQYLLEREISLETEEQTCYKEERRLIETEKRQELEKMRCQELEKQRQKELEEQQSQELEVQKLKEQEEQQRQELEVQKLREQEEQQRRELEVQKLKEQEEQQRRELEVQKLKEQEEQQRRELEVQKLKEQKEQQRRELEVQKLKEQKEQQRRELEVQKLKEQEEQQRRELEVQKLKEQEEQQRRELEVQKLKEQEEQQRRELEMQKLKEQKEQQRRELEMQKLKEQEEQKRQELEDQRCREREEHQRQELDEQKHWEQEEQRHRELEEQRHQEWEEKKCKELEEKQRQELKEQKRIALEELRQHRTEKECQEEEERNWLEEPKVLKEQNKEEIQRGGLEEKELQVTEIKLKEKEPESLKQEKKQEEQRHLKEKGEKTDKEQPQQVIDKKKKREEQRKHKLTKQMHMESSEGVPQDELKQQKEQNGQEWNELKEQKTDTEGQNLQQTQEISLEQPQDKDQFCSGGADRHPTEEKLQEGSRAQNLKQPEKGNKTAEEMLAQKLKRDVEAQEQKRIGEELRWQEVDERQTASRPFTFQVSSGDKQIIFQKVNLSPVTPIKGTGLSSPSVKDCRVHTISKGSHTLPSSACVPHTAILVTGAQLCGTAVNLNQIKDTACKSLLGLTEERKNVEIPSPEKSQKKKQDPKPSSSKIKHAQETLNNQAVLAEWASIRSRILKNAENNKYNERDRVSVCRHSDDWTPRGRGAPHGNLRKTLSANAKFSITPAWQKFSEVSKINSDPENVSVAKGNVGRNTGSSADLKEDVATTFKDNLVEKAKEKVEIHSEVTDNTEGCKFAKDLPSFLVPSFPHSPGKELPKPELPSALENQQNNSTKKADKPSPNGEENVSPFGIKLRRTNYSLRFHYDQQAEQRKKKRYSAGDSFDGVPDPLTSTEGEKESTVFAPQESISPDMGRASVPGNLKDSSITVTEFSQPVGTPVIPPGTGQSALPAHEKPACKSVVPQKPAIAPKPTSQTPPSSPLSKMNRSNLSEMLGQRVTKAESDGGWRKEDRANAVQTTPSDEYKNEEEEIKEKKSFFPSLSIPWREKNDKKPEPLKKEKPVLQSRHSLDGSKLMEKVETSQPLWITLALQKQKGFREQQATREERRQAREAKQAEKLAKENAALSNQSDNKSSSSKTSTLQKSTTQEGEKKTETAVSRLERREQLKKSNTLPTSVTVEISDSVPSTPLTKEVAKRFSTPDANPVSTEPAWLALAKRKAKAWSDCPQIIK